In Arthrobacter woluwensis, a single genomic region encodes these proteins:
- a CDS encoding DEAD/DEAH box helicase family protein: MELTFDATQPHQLAAVDAVVELFSGQPLAQGSFGTALEEEGVLFSGGGVGNRLAIPPEQILENLRAVQGRTENFVPEEARDEALRSLDFSVEMETGTGKTYVYLRTIRRLRERYGWRKFIIVVPSVAIREGVLQSLRAMDGHFAELFDHQSLDAWVYDSKDISRIRSFNRDSELKVLIMTLASFNKAGNVLYKDLEGLGRGISLLAETRPIVILDEPQKMESRKSKEALRQLRPLFTLRYSATHKDRHHQLYTLDPVRAYDLGLVKQIVVRSVLQEHDPNRAGILVRSVDADRGGVSATVEIDVRAGDGVARRTVRLDRAGQDLQELSGGLERYASWVVEDIHAGAGEVTFANDRVLRVGERTGVDRDSLMKAQLRATVESHLQHEVLVRRKFPEPGRRVKVLSVVFIDRVANYTGTGEQEPKIRRWFEEAYSELAAQPRFAGLGLPEVDAVHTGYFATDRAGRPRDTSGTTADDQTAYDEIMRDKTKLLEHGNPRRFIFSHSALREGWDNPNVFQICTLNESVSVDRKRQEIGRGLRLPVHENGERCFDPAVNRLTVIANEHYDDFARALQAEIEDETGVTFDGGRIRDQRAQVHVEVPELTALADDPAFRALWRSINPRTRYEVSLDAGTLRADVVERLRREPAVSAPRLVVGDAVLGMTRGGPGAAGGVGARMVHGFQDAGQVDTAPRIPDVLGHLQRETGLTRATLAGLVTASGRAEELTVNPQAVLDLLARVINESRRALMVQGIRYHRVDEQEHAEWPLEILRDLDGEADARHVVGVEGSIVSHVRVDSEVERDFARGLDDRFADGDADGDVKLFLKLPPRFRIPTPVGGYNPDWAVLKMELRDGRLRDVAVVAETKSTHRQDALRPEEQRKMACGRAHFAALGVRYQAPVVDASEI; encoded by the coding sequence ATGGAACTCACCTTCGACGCCACTCAGCCGCACCAGCTCGCGGCGGTGGACGCCGTCGTCGAGCTGTTCAGCGGGCAGCCGCTCGCCCAGGGGTCGTTCGGCACCGCGCTCGAGGAGGAAGGCGTGCTGTTCTCCGGGGGCGGGGTGGGGAACCGGCTGGCGATCCCGCCGGAGCAGATCCTGGAGAACCTACGCGCCGTGCAGGGCAGGACGGAGAACTTCGTCCCCGAGGAGGCCCGGGACGAGGCGCTGAGATCGCTCGATTTCAGCGTGGAGATGGAGACCGGAACCGGCAAGACCTACGTCTACCTCCGCACCATCCGGCGGCTCCGGGAGCGGTACGGCTGGCGGAAGTTCATCATCGTGGTGCCCTCCGTCGCGATCCGCGAGGGCGTGCTGCAGAGCCTCCGCGCGATGGACGGGCATTTCGCAGAGCTCTTCGACCATCAGAGCCTCGACGCCTGGGTCTATGACTCAAAGGACATCAGCAGGATCCGCAGCTTCAACCGGGACAGCGAGCTCAAGGTCCTGATCATGACCCTGGCGTCCTTCAACAAGGCCGGGAACGTCCTCTACAAAGACCTCGAAGGGCTGGGCCGGGGCATCAGCCTGCTCGCGGAGACCCGGCCGATCGTCATCCTCGACGAACCGCAGAAGATGGAGAGCAGGAAGAGCAAGGAGGCACTGCGCCAGCTGAGGCCGCTCTTCACCCTCCGCTATTCGGCCACTCACAAGGACCGCCACCACCAGCTGTACACGCTGGACCCGGTGCGGGCGTACGACCTGGGCCTGGTCAAGCAGATCGTGGTCCGTTCGGTCCTCCAGGAGCACGACCCCAACCGGGCCGGGATCCTGGTGCGCTCCGTCGACGCGGACCGGGGCGGGGTGAGTGCCACGGTCGAGATCGACGTCCGGGCCGGGGATGGCGTGGCGCGGAGGACGGTGCGGCTGGACCGGGCGGGCCAGGACCTTCAGGAGCTCTCGGGAGGGCTGGAACGGTACGCCAGCTGGGTGGTCGAGGACATCCACGCCGGTGCCGGCGAGGTGACCTTCGCCAACGACCGCGTGCTCCGCGTCGGTGAGCGGACCGGGGTGGACCGGGACTCGCTCATGAAGGCCCAGCTCAGGGCCACGGTTGAGAGCCATCTGCAGCACGAGGTGCTGGTGCGCCGGAAGTTCCCCGAGCCGGGCCGCCGGGTCAAAGTGCTGTCCGTGGTGTTCATCGACCGGGTCGCGAACTACACCGGAACCGGCGAGCAGGAGCCGAAGATCCGCCGCTGGTTCGAAGAAGCCTACTCGGAGCTCGCCGCGCAGCCGCGGTTCGCCGGGCTGGGCCTGCCCGAGGTCGACGCGGTCCACACCGGCTACTTCGCCACGGACCGTGCGGGACGGCCCCGTGACACGTCGGGGACGACCGCTGACGACCAGACCGCGTACGACGAGATCATGCGGGACAAGACGAAGCTTCTGGAGCACGGCAACCCGCGGCGGTTCATCTTCAGCCACTCGGCGCTGCGGGAGGGCTGGGACAACCCCAACGTCTTCCAGATCTGCACCCTCAACGAATCGGTGTCCGTGGACCGCAAGCGGCAGGAGATCGGGCGCGGCCTCCGCCTCCCGGTGCACGAGAACGGCGAGCGCTGCTTCGACCCCGCGGTCAACCGGCTCACGGTCATCGCCAATGAGCACTACGACGACTTCGCCCGCGCCCTGCAGGCGGAGATCGAGGACGAGACCGGCGTGACGTTCGACGGCGGCCGCATCCGCGACCAGCGCGCCCAGGTGCACGTCGAGGTGCCGGAGCTCACCGCGCTCGCGGACGACCCGGCCTTCCGCGCGCTGTGGCGGAGCATCAACCCGCGGACGCGGTACGAGGTGAGCCTTGACGCCGGAACCCTCCGGGCCGACGTCGTCGAGCGGCTGCGGCGGGAACCCGCCGTCAGTGCGCCGCGGCTCGTGGTCGGTGACGCGGTGCTCGGCATGACGCGGGGCGGCCCGGGGGCCGCGGGAGGGGTGGGCGCCCGGATGGTGCACGGATTCCAGGACGCCGGGCAGGTGGACACGGCGCCCAGGATCCCCGACGTCCTGGGCCACCTGCAGCGCGAGACCGGCCTCACCCGGGCCACGCTCGCGGGCCTCGTCACGGCGTCGGGCCGGGCGGAGGAGCTGACGGTCAACCCGCAGGCGGTGCTGGACCTGCTGGCACGGGTCATCAATGAGTCCCGTCGTGCCCTCATGGTCCAGGGCATCCGCTACCACCGGGTGGACGAGCAGGAGCACGCCGAATGGCCGCTGGAGATCCTGCGGGATCTGGACGGCGAGGCTGACGCCCGGCACGTGGTGGGCGTGGAGGGGTCGATCGTGAGTCATGTCCGGGTCGACTCCGAGGTGGAGCGGGACTTCGCCCGCGGGCTGGACGACCGCTTCGCCGATGGGGACGCGGACGGTGACGTGAAACTGTTCCTCAAGCTCCCGCCACGGTTCCGGATCCCCACCCCGGTGGGCGGGTACAACCCGGACTGGGCGGTCCTCAAGATGGAGCTCAGGGATGGGCGGCTGCGGGACGTCGCCGTGGTGGCGGAGACCAAGTCCACGCACCGTCAGGACGCCCTCCGTCCGGAGGAGCAGCGCAAGATGGCCTGCGGTCGGGCGCATTTCGCGGCCCTCGGGGTGCGGTACCAGGCGCCGGTGGTCGACGCCTCGGAGATCTGA
- a CDS encoding helix-turn-helix domain-containing protein — protein sequence MTRSEQHTVRGNWHAGLERPAPLGDSGGVDVIALGRRVRHLRKKAGLTLEALSGVVGMAPSQLSLLENGKREPRLGALQQLAGALDVGLDDLLGTEPPSRRAAMEIELERYQRSALYESLNLPAIRVGPRLPNDVLEAQLGLLKELERRLNEQLATPEEARRANSELRVMMRQRGNYFPEYEAEAKKVLAGVGYSGGPLSQFVISDIAAHLGFTLHHVSDLPHSTRSVTDLKNRRIYLTQGSSGDHDPRSVLLQALGHYVLGHETPRNYGDFLHQRVATNYFAAALMLPEDATVEFLQHAKAAKEIAIEDLRDHFAVSYETAAHRFTNLATHHLGITTHFQKTHQSGIIYKAYENDGVIFPKDHTGSIEGQPSCKNWTSRVVFGVADKFSPYSQYTDTKAGTFWCTARTERSAGGQFSLSVGVPYAHVKWFRGRETTVRSVSNCPDPSCCRQPPAQLSEAWAGNAWPSARAHSHLLAAMPPGAFPGVDETEVYSFLAAHEEGR from the coding sequence ATGACGCGTTCGGAGCAGCACACGGTCCGTGGCAACTGGCATGCCGGTCTGGAGAGGCCTGCGCCCCTCGGCGACAGCGGCGGGGTGGATGTCATCGCGCTCGGCCGCCGGGTCCGGCACCTGCGCAAGAAGGCGGGTCTGACGCTCGAGGCTCTCTCCGGCGTCGTCGGCATGGCGCCGAGCCAGCTCAGCCTGCTGGAGAACGGCAAGCGCGAGCCGCGCCTGGGCGCCCTGCAGCAGCTGGCCGGAGCGCTCGACGTCGGGCTGGACGATCTGCTCGGCACGGAACCTCCCAGCCGCCGCGCCGCCATGGAGATCGAGCTGGAGCGCTACCAGCGCAGCGCTCTCTACGAGTCCCTCAACCTGCCGGCCATCCGGGTGGGGCCGCGGCTGCCCAATGACGTGCTGGAAGCGCAGCTCGGCCTGCTGAAGGAACTCGAACGGCGCCTCAACGAGCAGCTCGCCACCCCGGAGGAGGCGCGGCGGGCGAACAGCGAGCTGCGCGTGATGATGCGCCAGCGGGGCAACTACTTCCCGGAGTACGAGGCCGAGGCCAAGAAGGTCCTGGCCGGCGTCGGGTACAGCGGCGGGCCGCTCAGCCAGTTCGTCATCTCGGACATCGCCGCCCACCTGGGCTTCACGCTGCATCACGTGAGCGACCTTCCGCATTCGACCCGGAGCGTGACGGACCTGAAGAACCGGCGGATCTACCTCACGCAGGGTTCTTCAGGCGACCACGATCCGCGCTCGGTGCTGCTCCAGGCGCTGGGCCACTACGTCCTGGGGCACGAGACACCGCGGAACTACGGGGACTTCCTGCACCAGCGCGTGGCCACCAATTACTTCGCGGCCGCGCTCATGCTGCCGGAGGACGCCACGGTCGAGTTCCTGCAGCACGCGAAGGCGGCCAAGGAGATCGCCATCGAGGACCTGCGGGACCACTTCGCCGTGTCCTATGAGACCGCCGCCCACCGCTTCACCAACCTCGCCACGCACCACCTCGGCATCACGACGCACTTCCAGAAGACCCACCAGAGCGGCATCATCTACAAGGCCTACGAAAACGACGGGGTGATCTTCCCGAAGGACCACACGGGGTCGATCGAGGGCCAGCCGAGCTGCAAGAACTGGACGAGCCGGGTGGTGTTCGGGGTGGCCGACAAGTTCAGCCCCTACAGTCAGTACACCGACACCAAGGCCGGCACGTTCTGGTGCACGGCCCGCACCGAGCGCTCCGCGGGCGGCCAGTTCTCCCTCTCCGTCGGGGTGCCGTACGCCCATGTGAAGTGGTTCCGCGGGCGCGAGACGACGGTGCGGTCGGTGTCGAACTGCCCGGATCCGAGCTGCTGCCGTCAGCCTCCGGCGCAGCTGTCCGAGGCCTGGGCCGGGAACGCCTGGCCGTCCGCGCGGGCACACTCGCACCTCCTGGCGGCCATGCCCCCGGGCGCGTTCCCCGGCGTGGACGAGACCGAGGTCTACAGCTTCCTGGCGGCGCACGAAGAGGGCCGGTGA
- a CDS encoding queuosine precursor transporter, whose translation MNAENTAVPPSQQGAATGSTVKAPSYASIGSPFFGILLAIMAVIVILSNIGASKGVVIGPVVTDGGFFLFPLAYVLGDVISEVYGFKVARKAIITTFAISVFASLSYWVIIALPGFDDDYGRAKQAALEGALGPVPQIVLASLLAFLVGQTINSWILVKMKARTGEKTLWARLMGSSGVGEFVDTLIFCSIAAPVIGIADAPTFINYVLVGFLYKTLVEYALVPVTALVIRWIKRREPSYGA comes from the coding sequence ATGAACGCCGAGAACACCGCCGTGCCTCCCTCCCAGCAGGGCGCCGCCACCGGTTCCACCGTCAAAGCCCCGAGCTACGCCTCCATCGGCAGCCCGTTCTTCGGGATCCTGCTCGCGATCATGGCGGTGATCGTGATCCTGTCCAACATCGGCGCGTCCAAGGGCGTGGTGATCGGGCCGGTGGTGACGGACGGCGGCTTCTTCCTCTTCCCGCTCGCGTACGTCCTGGGCGATGTGATCTCCGAGGTGTACGGCTTCAAGGTGGCGCGGAAGGCCATCATCACCACGTTCGCGATCTCCGTGTTCGCATCCCTGTCGTACTGGGTGATCATCGCGTTGCCCGGTTTCGATGACGACTACGGCCGCGCCAAGCAGGCCGCCCTGGAAGGAGCGCTCGGTCCGGTCCCGCAGATCGTGCTGGCCTCCTTGCTGGCATTCCTGGTCGGGCAGACCATCAACTCCTGGATCCTGGTGAAGATGAAGGCCCGCACGGGCGAGAAGACCCTCTGGGCCCGCCTCATGGGGTCGTCCGGTGTGGGCGAATTCGTGGACACCCTGATCTTCTGTTCCATCGCGGCGCCCGTCATCGGCATCGCGGACGCGCCGACGTTCATCAACTACGTTCTGGTCGGTTTCCTCTACAAGACCCTGGTCGAGTACGCCCTGGTGCCCGTCACCGCTCTGGTGATCCGCTGGATCAAGCGCCGCGAACCGAGCTACGGGGCCTGA
- a CDS encoding DUF6264 family protein, translated as MRAQPPPQFSGPIGAGPWPGAPKPARSGAQIADLIVSISLIIVGVVGFAFLGFLTLFLSMMSDGCYANQCNTGLMSVGWLIALAVPPAVFVGAVIWTIIRIARRRTAWWVTLAGAFVAILVWAAGAGLMQAGLGR; from the coding sequence ATGAGGGCACAGCCACCACCGCAATTCTCCGGCCCCATAGGGGCAGGGCCCTGGCCGGGGGCTCCCAAGCCGGCCAGGTCAGGTGCCCAGATCGCAGACCTGATCGTCTCGATCAGCCTGATCATCGTCGGCGTCGTCGGATTCGCATTCCTCGGATTCCTGACCCTGTTTCTCTCGATGATGTCTGACGGCTGCTACGCGAATCAATGCAATACCGGCCTGATGTCGGTCGGGTGGCTGATAGCTCTCGCCGTACCACCCGCTGTCTTTGTCGGAGCGGTCATCTGGACCATCATCCGCATCGCCCGTCGCAGGACCGCGTGGTGGGTCACCCTCGCAGGGGCCTTCGTCGCGATCCTGGTCTGGGCAGCCGGAGCCGGCCTCATGCAAGCGGGCCTTGGACGCTGA
- a CDS encoding helix-turn-helix domain-containing protein, which produces MSSHAKLTPEASKALGLRLQALRADFGWTQAEVAGLIGLSRGHYRTLELGHRDYGDRSTSNPTIATLLELARVYRIDPKELIDLVLENSGK; this is translated from the coding sequence GTGTCCAGTCATGCCAAGCTCACTCCGGAGGCCTCCAAGGCCCTCGGTCTGCGCTTGCAGGCGCTTCGCGCGGACTTCGGCTGGACGCAGGCGGAGGTCGCCGGGCTCATCGGCCTGTCCCGCGGCCACTACCGCACGCTCGAGCTGGGGCACCGTGACTACGGCGACCGCTCGACGTCGAACCCCACCATCGCCACCCTCCTGGAGCTGGCGCGCGTCTACCGGATCGATCCCAAAGAGCTGATCGACCTGGTCCTGGAGAACAGCGGCAAGTGA
- a CDS encoding SRPBCC family protein — protein MSTFAVTRSAFIQAAPQDVFAHVNNFHLWGAWSPWEKLDPAMTKNYSGPESGRGAAYSWEGKKAGSGAMLIEAMTEPAGSTDGSGSIDIRLNFLKPFKNENHTLFTFVPEGDGTKVTWTMSGENKTLLSKIFAKVFSMDKMVGKDFESGLASLNEVVTSS, from the coding sequence ATGAGCACCTTCGCCGTCACCCGCAGCGCCTTCATCCAGGCCGCACCCCAGGACGTCTTCGCCCACGTCAACAACTTCCACCTCTGGGGCGCCTGGTCGCCCTGGGAGAAGCTCGACCCGGCGATGACCAAGAACTACAGCGGCCCCGAGTCGGGCCGCGGCGCGGCGTACTCGTGGGAGGGGAAGAAGGCCGGATCGGGCGCCATGCTGATCGAGGCCATGACCGAACCGGCCGGCAGCACCGACGGGTCCGGGTCCATCGACATCCGCCTCAACTTCCTCAAGCCCTTCAAGAACGAGAACCACACGCTCTTCACGTTCGTCCCGGAGGGCGATGGAACCAAGGTCACCTGGACCATGAGCGGCGAGAACAAGACCCTGTTGTCCAAGATCTTCGCCAAGGTGTTCAGCATGGACAAGATGGTGGGCAAGGACTTCGAATCGGGCCTTGCGAGCCTCAACGAGGTCGTGACCAGCTCCTAG
- a CDS encoding hydroxymethylpyrimidine/phosphomethylpyrimidine kinase translates to MTSTELHSESPAIALTIAGSEATGGAGAQADLKTFQELGVFGIVNLTCIVSFDPKDNWNHRFVPVDQQVIADQLEATTAAYGPESGAGSVLDTVKIGMLGSPATISTVETALQGGGFRNIVLDPVLICKGQEPGHALDTDQALKAQILPLATFVTPNHFESESLSGMTISTVDDLVEAAKKIHALSGAAVLAKGGVRLAGDAAVDVFYDGETLEILSEPKVGDVAVSGAGCSLAAAVTAGLAKGATPLEAARTAKAFVTRGIENRVTSGAPFTALWQGGAGA, encoded by the coding sequence ATGACGTCGACCGAACTGCATTCCGAATCCCCCGCCATCGCGCTGACCATCGCCGGTTCCGAGGCGACCGGCGGCGCGGGCGCCCAGGCCGATCTGAAGACCTTCCAGGAGCTGGGCGTCTTCGGCATCGTGAACCTGACCTGCATCGTCTCCTTCGACCCGAAGGACAACTGGAACCACCGCTTCGTGCCGGTGGATCAGCAGGTCATCGCCGACCAGCTCGAGGCGACGACGGCGGCCTACGGTCCCGAGTCGGGCGCCGGGAGCGTGCTGGACACCGTCAAGATCGGCATGCTGGGCAGCCCCGCCACGATCTCCACGGTTGAGACGGCGCTCCAGGGCGGCGGCTTCCGGAACATCGTGCTGGACCCCGTGCTGATCTGCAAGGGTCAAGAGCCGGGCCACGCCCTGGACACCGACCAGGCGCTCAAGGCCCAGATCCTGCCCCTGGCCACGTTCGTCACCCCGAACCACTTCGAGTCCGAATCGCTCTCCGGCATGACCATCTCCACGGTCGATGACCTCGTCGAGGCCGCGAAGAAAATCCACGCCCTCAGCGGCGCTGCCGTGCTGGCCAAGGGCGGCGTGCGCCTGGCCGGCGACGCCGCCGTCGACGTCTTCTACGACGGCGAGACCCTGGAGATCCTCTCCGAACCCAAGGTGGGCGACGTCGCCGTCTCCGGCGCCGGCTGCTCGCTGGCCGCCGCGGTGACGGCCGGGCTGGCCAAGGGCGCCACCCCGCTGGAAGCCGCACGCACCGCCAAGGCCTTCGTGACCCGAGGCATCGAGAACCGCGTGACCTCCGGAGCCCCCTTCACCGCCCTCTGGCAGGGCGGCGCCGGCGCCTGA
- a CDS encoding site-specific DNA-methyltransferase — MPDGIRTVEELAGEHRPDRVAELRELFPEAFADGAVDLARLRVLLGDAVPTLGADEPQERYGLSWPGKREAVRLAQRPSTGTLDPLHHESAGWAGTRNAVVEGENLEVLKLLQKPYYGSVKLIYLDPPYNTGHDFIYEDDFAEPTAAYLRRSGQVDGQGFRTSANRETSGRFHSDWLSMMYPRLVLARSLLAEDGALIVSIDDGELASLRHLVDEIFGSENFVATLIHQRAKGGGNARHVVRGHDYALVVAKSLRSLPPLRRDKVVQGRVEEIDGVRYLVDDDVIRKTFGKYEPGVERRCLYEELVEYKGEAKKREVDEWIARGELFLLPWGGGKHAVAKRTPVREATSKLYSIVKVLSEQGRKDLERLGLGGAFDYPKPVDFVQQLVRAATSPTGGDLVLDFFAGSGTTAEAVLRQNADDGGDRRFLLVQLPEESGRPGFPTLAAVTRERVRRAGRLLRSETESEAAGPEARPEAGPGAGLEAEAGTGPAGGTASTDTGFRAFRLSASHFREWSPEVSTLLGEDLEVFVDNVEASATDEQIVHEILLKAGVRLDTSLDVLPLAGEVVVLAEGGAVAVSAARRITPEFIEALLGLDPAPRQIFLLDSAFGEDDSLKLNARLRFAARRGETDPDRDHALRTV; from the coding sequence ATGCCGGACGGAATCCGGACGGTCGAGGAGCTTGCGGGGGAGCACCGCCCGGACCGCGTCGCGGAGCTGAGGGAGCTCTTCCCGGAGGCCTTCGCGGACGGCGCCGTGGACCTCGCTCGGCTGCGCGTCCTGCTCGGCGACGCCGTCCCCACCCTGGGCGCCGACGAGCCTCAGGAGCGCTACGGGCTTAGCTGGCCCGGCAAGCGCGAGGCCGTCCGGCTGGCGCAGCGGCCGTCCACGGGCACCCTGGACCCGCTGCACCACGAGTCCGCCGGCTGGGCCGGCACCCGGAACGCCGTCGTCGAGGGGGAGAATCTCGAAGTCCTCAAGCTCCTGCAGAAGCCGTACTACGGCAGCGTCAAGCTGATCTATCTGGACCCGCCCTACAACACCGGCCACGACTTCATCTATGAGGACGACTTCGCCGAGCCCACCGCGGCCTACCTCCGGCGCTCTGGGCAGGTGGACGGCCAGGGGTTCCGCACCTCGGCCAACCGGGAGACGTCGGGCCGGTTCCACTCGGACTGGCTGAGCATGATGTACCCGCGGCTCGTCCTGGCGCGGAGCCTGCTGGCCGAGGACGGCGCGCTGATCGTCTCGATCGACGACGGCGAGCTGGCCTCCCTGCGCCACCTGGTGGACGAGATCTTCGGCTCGGAGAACTTCGTGGCCACCCTGATCCATCAGCGGGCCAAGGGCGGGGGCAACGCCCGTCATGTGGTGCGCGGCCACGACTACGCGCTCGTCGTGGCCAAGTCCCTGCGGAGCCTGCCGCCGCTGCGCCGTGACAAGGTGGTCCAGGGCCGCGTCGAGGAGATCGACGGCGTGCGGTACCTGGTCGATGACGACGTGATCCGCAAGACGTTCGGCAAGTACGAGCCGGGGGTGGAACGCCGCTGCCTGTATGAGGAGCTCGTCGAGTACAAGGGCGAGGCGAAGAAGCGGGAGGTCGACGAGTGGATCGCCCGCGGGGAGCTCTTCCTCCTGCCGTGGGGCGGCGGCAAGCACGCCGTCGCGAAGCGCACCCCCGTCCGCGAGGCGACCTCCAAGCTCTACTCGATCGTGAAGGTCCTCTCCGAACAGGGCCGCAAGGACCTGGAACGGCTCGGCCTGGGCGGCGCCTTCGACTACCCGAAACCGGTGGACTTCGTGCAGCAGCTCGTCCGCGCCGCCACCTCGCCCACGGGCGGCGATCTGGTGCTGGACTTCTTCGCCGGCTCCGGCACGACGGCCGAGGCGGTCCTCCGGCAGAACGCCGACGACGGCGGCGACCGCCGCTTCCTGCTCGTCCAGCTTCCCGAGGAGTCCGGTCGGCCCGGGTTCCCCACCCTGGCCGCCGTCACCCGGGAGCGTGTCCGGCGAGCTGGACGCCTGCTGAGATCGGAGACGGAGTCGGAGGCGGCCGGCCCGGAGGCCCGCCCGGAGGCCGGCCCGGGGGCCGGCCTGGAGGCCGAGGCCGGCACAGGCCCGGCCGGCGGCACCGCATCCACCGACACCGGATTCCGGGCCTTCCGGCTGAGCGCGTCCCACTTCCGGGAGTGGTCCCCGGAGGTGAGCACGCTGCTCGGAGAGGACCTCGAGGTGTTCGTGGACAACGTCGAGGCGTCGGCCACGGACGAACAGATCGTGCACGAGATCCTCCTCAAGGCGGGTGTCCGCCTGGACACGTCCCTTGACGTGCTGCCGCTGGCCGGCGAGGTGGTGGTGCTCGCGGAGGGCGGAGCGGTCGCCGTGAGCGCGGCCCGGAGGATCACTCCGGAGTTCATCGAAGCATTGCTGGGCCTCGATCCGGCTCCGCGGCAGATCTTCCTGCTGGATTCGGCGTTCGGCGAGGACGACTCGCTCAAGCTCAATGCCCGTCTCCGCTTCGCCGCCCGCCGCGGAGAGACCGACCCCGACCGGGATCACGCGCTCCGGACGGTGTAG
- a CDS encoding amino acid permease: MSQDSPHPEGKKLRSRHVTMITLGGIIGSSLFVGSANVIKAVGPAAVISYLIGGLLVFLAMRMLGEMAAARPAVGSFMEYARVGLGDWAAYFVGWLYWYFWVGVIAYEAVVGGSILNGWVPGVPQWVFSILLLLVFTGANLVSLRSFGETEFWLASIKVAAIVVFLVVGILFAFGLWPNAHLSIPNLWEHGGFMPKGIDAVVGGVAIVIFSYFGTEIAVMAASESEDPAKGVRQATSTVIWRILIFFVGAVLLIVTIVPWNQLPDPKEKAPFAYLFSLYGLPGADVVMSAVILTAVCSVLNSGLYSAARMFSSIAEQGYAPKLIARKSSSGVPVAAVIASTLGGYAAVIINFTAPDSGIFDFIMNSAGLVALFVYAFIALTQLRTRAALSPEEESQLKLKMWLHPWLGILVIVAVLGIVVVMLLSGESGQTQVWTSLVSVAVLAICWPFVRKRLKARRAAGLEEHGVPAEIPGH, from the coding sequence ATGTCCCAGGACAGCCCGCACCCCGAGGGGAAGAAACTCCGCTCCCGTCACGTCACCATGATCACGCTCGGCGGGATCATCGGTTCCAGCCTGTTCGTCGGGTCGGCCAATGTGATCAAGGCCGTCGGTCCGGCCGCCGTGATCTCCTACCTCATCGGCGGTCTGCTGGTCTTCCTGGCCATGCGGATGCTGGGCGAGATGGCCGCGGCGCGTCCCGCCGTCGGCTCCTTCATGGAGTACGCCCGGGTGGGCCTCGGGGACTGGGCCGCGTACTTCGTGGGCTGGCTCTACTGGTACTTCTGGGTGGGCGTGATCGCCTACGAGGCCGTGGTGGGCGGCTCCATCCTGAACGGCTGGGTGCCCGGGGTGCCGCAGTGGGTCTTCTCGATCCTGCTGCTCCTCGTGTTCACCGGGGCGAATCTCGTGTCGCTCCGCTCCTTCGGTGAGACCGAGTTCTGGCTGGCCAGCATCAAGGTGGCCGCGATCGTGGTCTTCCTCGTGGTCGGCATCCTGTTCGCCTTCGGTCTGTGGCCGAACGCGCACTTATCCATCCCGAACCTCTGGGAACACGGCGGATTCATGCCGAAGGGCATCGATGCCGTGGTCGGCGGCGTGGCCATCGTGATCTTCTCCTACTTCGGCACCGAGATCGCCGTCATGGCGGCCTCCGAGTCGGAGGACCCCGCCAAGGGTGTGCGTCAGGCCACCAGCACCGTCATCTGGCGCATCCTGATCTTCTTCGTCGGAGCGGTTCTGCTGATCGTCACCATCGTGCCGTGGAACCAGCTCCCGGACCCGAAGGAGAAGGCGCCGTTCGCCTACCTCTTCAGCCTGTACGGCCTGCCGGGCGCCGACGTCGTCATGAGCGCCGTGATCCTGACCGCCGTCTGCTCCGTGCTGAACTCCGGCCTGTATTCCGCTGCGCGCATGTTCTCCTCGATCGCGGAGCAGGGCTACGCGCCGAAGCTGATCGCGCGGAAGTCCTCCTCCGGCGTACCCGTGGCCGCCGTCATCGCCTCGACCCTGGGTGGCTACGCCGCGGTGATCATCAACTTCACCGCCCCGGATTCCGGCATCTTCGACTTCATCATGAACTCCGCCGGCCTCGTGGCGCTGTTCGTCTACGCGTTCATCGCCCTGACCCAGCTGCGCACCCGTGCGGCACTGAGCCCGGAGGAGGAGTCGCAGCTGAAGCTCAAGATGTGGCTGCACCCGTGGCTCGGGATCCTGGTGATCGTGGCGGTGCTCGGCATCGTGGTGGTCATGCTGCTCTCCGGCGAGTCCGGTCAGACGCAGGTCTGGACCTCGCTCGTCTCCGTCGCGGTTCTGGCGATCTGCTGGCCGTTCGTGCGCAAGCGGCTGAAGGCGCGCCGCGCCGCCGGGCTCGAGGAGCACGGAGTGCCTGCGGAGATCCCGGGACACTAG